The DNA sequence tctgtgtttttatgtagtttttttattttatgttggggtgtgtgtgtgtgggggggcgggggtgggggtgggagggggggggggaaactttttgaatctctccctgcactggagacccgaccttttctcgtcgggtctcaggtgtcgttgaggccgcaacgaggagcggcctccaacaggaagaagccggggactcaggtgtcgacttaccgttgccgtcgcggagctggccgagtccagagcgggtggagcggtggtggagcgctgctgctgctgctgctgctaccggagagtcggaggctccaacgacgggtctggagggagaccgcttttcggggcttctgcaacggcgacttctcccgcccgagttgcggggttgaagagctcctggagcggggcctacatcactgccccgcgcggctggaatggccgcggactctgcgagcgcacaccgggggctccaacaccaagacccggtgtgcgacctcgcaccacccggcgtggctttaatggccgcgggacaatcgccatcgccagccgggggctatgactttgactctgacatcggggggggggagagtgcagtggagagataagtttttttggccttccatcacagctatgtgatggatgtttatgttaaatgtaattatgttgtgtctggggtctatttgtgtgtaatgtatggctgcagaaacggcatttcgtttggacctccaggggtccaaatgacaattaaattgactcttgactcttgactcttgtacgcTGGGTTAGTGTTGATAGTAAGCATGGACGTGGTAGGTCGAGGGATCTATTTCCGTGCTAAATTATTATATATTCCATGGTACTGTCCAATATATGTTTCATGTTAAACTTTGATTTAtcgtaagaaggaactacaagtCTTGTCGTACTTAAATGGTCACTATAGGTATAAGTTATGCTGGTCAAGAAAGGTTTAGCTGTCGATggcctcataaggtcataaattgtagggtcataagtaatagcagaattaggccatttggcacatcaagtttactccgccatacaatcatggctgatctatctctctcccctaaccccattctcctgcctcccccccccccccccccccccataacctcccacacctgtactaatcaaaaatatatctatctctgcctcaaaaatatccattgacttgaactcaactaccttctgtggcgaagaattcttTGTTTTCACTCATGTGGAATATAAGCACTGGCCCAAATGTCTTGTCATTCTGCTGTAAATCTTTTGCCATTTTATTCCCTCTCTTTTGATCAAATTGTTGCTTTTTTATCTCTTTTGTTTCTGTTCCAGGTAATAATGTTATAGTTAGGATCCACAGGAATAACCATAAATATGTAAGGCAAAATGTATTATTCTTTCACTGAAATATTCTGGTAGCATCGTGAATACATttaaaaggcagagatagatagattcttgattaatacgggtgtcagagtttttttatttgtacaggtgtcaggggttatggggaaaaggcaggagattgggtttaggagggatagatagatcagccatgaatgattggcagagtagaatcgatgggccgaatgtcctaattctactcctatcacttatgttcttatgatttgcactctgtatcttttccttCACCTTACTCCATCTATTGTTTTTGTGTTTGACTTGATGGTATATCTgagctgtttggatagcatgcaaaacaaaccttttcactgcacctaggtacacatgacaataagaaacctaaacctaaaatctGTACTGTGAATAAATCTTGTTTGAAATTTCACAATTATATTTATGTTCGACATGTTTGTAATGTTTGTCTCGTATGATGCAGAGACCAGATCGACCTCTTGAAACCATCTTCGACAAGATAGAAAATGAGCAAATGAATCAGTCTGGGCACCAGGTTGACAGAGTCATGAAAGACCTGAAACAACTGAAAAACAAAGTAAGTTTAGATAACATCATTAAAAATGGGATTTGGTGAGGTTCTtgaatagttttgtttagtttagtttagtttagagatacaacaaggaaacaggcccttcagccctgaacattatcactatcctaaacacacaagggacaattttacatttataccaagccaattaacctacaaatctgtacgtcttttgagtgtgggaggaaaccggagttcccggagaaaacccatgcagatcacggggagaacgtacaaacttcgtacaggcagcttccgtagtcaggatcgaacccagatctctggcattgtaaggcagcaattccaacgctgcaccaccgtgcctcttgTGCTGCAAGTTACTTAGATCTTTTTTCCATTTAACGTTTGACTGGAGAATAGTCGATTGCTGAAGCATGGTATAATATGCAGGTTGAACCTGAAGGACCAAAGCGCAGAGGCACCTGAATGTTTACTGCATGACAGACAAAAGGATGATTATATAGACCTGTTggactagagagcatagatttaaggtgagagtggcataGACAAAAGATTGATTTGAggtgattttatatatatatctaatgaagactaggtttaaggtgagagaggcaaagtataAAGtacatgtgtggggcaagttattgTTTAAACACAGGGTGGTGTGTGCCCAGAACGTaagctaggggtggtggtggaggcagacatgatagtggcatttaagaggcttttagatggggaaTATGCTGGGAATGATGGGAGGAATGGATgaagtgcaggcagatgaaatcagAGACTCTTGGCATCAAGATAAACAAATGCgcaggcatagacattgtgggccaaagggcctgtccctgtgctgtactgggcaaaaggtgtagaggtgtgaaagcgcacacctccagattcagggacagtttcatcccagttgttatcaggcaactgaactatcctaccacaaccagagagcagtcctgaactactgtctacctcatcggggacccttcgactatctttgatcggacattgctggctttatcttgcactgaacgttattcccttatcatgtatttgtgccctgcaaatggcttgattgtaatcattagaGCTatgatgtttaggcactaaaaaactgaaataggcaggcaaaaaggcataataaaatcatgaaaaaggcacgaaaaaggcatttattgattaaaaaaaggcataaaagggcatgtatttccaccaccaaaatatggttaaaatgataatataaaggtacacTACAGTAAataaccaaagttgcctggttgcacataactaccagCATTTTGTTCAAATGGTGTTAAACTataccgtctgtcagacagaatatgctacagttgtaaaaacttctttctacctcactgaggtcactggtgcatacctgaaacaagctacagactctatattcatgtcgatatcttgtacATTGCAACTACCtctgagaactttagctatattttgtatttcttcaagatctttgttcgctaaaatcactctctcacattttccttgtatgtctttgcctacatcgccaggaactttacgaatatcgtcagttactttgttgaaaacctgcaagttattcactaatgttttgacACATTTCTCAAGGGAATGGTAGGTTTGCAAAAGTGGGaagtgggaagtttgcaaaattggaagcaataaatagattttggagaagactgaaccaccGACGGTGGCGCCCCGGTTTCGTCCCAGTGGTGGAAATTTTATTGTAATTTATCCTGTGCCAGCACGtttataataacattaatattaacgtgttaacataggaaacatcattgtaatcacaACCAAGAAAATAGcatgaccttttagcaaaacggcaaaaaaagatCGATTTAGGTACtagatcgtgaaaaaggcattatctcgGTAAAATCATCAAAAAGGcgtgaaaaggcacatggcatttatagcaaaatcctggctctagtaatcacgcattgtctttccgctggctggttagcacgccacaaaagcttttcacgcgacaataataaaaattgcataaaTTACTCTGTTACCTCTAAAGCAAATTGTTTAAATTGTCCCCCAAAAGCTGAACACATCAGGTGAACAGTTTGCGGAAGATTTGATTGACTCGGCTAAATCAAAATGCCTGGACGAAGATCTTGAAGCTAAACAGTCGTGGGAACTTTCCAGAACAATCTATAGACATGGAGATATCTGGGAGAGCTTTGGAAAGCTACAGAAAGAACAGAATCTGAATCGGTAAGTTTATTTGTTATCTGTGAGATAGTGCAAGTATGAATGCTTAGAGACATTCATGTGAAATTAGGCCGTCTGATATTTAAATCAGTAttccaatacaggtgcacaacctttttatccggagttccggaaaccgaaaagctccgaaaaccggacattttctCCAgaatgtcgtctgcacaccaaagctcgcgtttggcgccaaacttgccccgaaacgacccatggtcaacccaggtctttactactgtagcagctgcctcctccccggagacaggggagacacttaaacatctgtaaatcattgcttaaatgttagtcagttagtttggagggcttttatgtgaagggggggaggtgaagggggaaactttaattcttagtcccctaccttaGTCCCctatagtatcaaagcgaaggatgatgcgtacaaattagccagaaaaagcagcataccggaggactgggagaaattcaaagaccagcagaggaggacaaagggcttaattaggaaaggaaaaatagattatgaaagaaaactggcagggaacataaaaactgactgcaaaagtttttatagatatgtgaaaagaaagagattagttaaaaacaaatgtaggtcccttgtagtcagaaacaggggagttgatcatggggaacaaggatatggcggaccaattgaataactactttggttccgtcttcactaaggaagacataaataatttgctggaaacagcaggggaccgcgggtcaaaggagttggaggaattgagtgaaatccaggttagccgggaagtggtgttgggtaaattgaatggattaaaggccgataaatccccagggccagataggctgcatcccagagtacttaaggaagtagctccagaaatagtggatgcattagtaataatctttcaaaactctttagattctggagtagttcctgaagattggcgggtagcaaacgtaaccccactttttaagaagggagggagagagacaatggggaattacagaccagttagtctaacatcggtagtggggaaactgctagagtcagttattaaagatgggatagcagcacatttggaaagtggtgaaatcattggacaaagtcagcatggatttacgaaaggtaaatcatgtctgacgaatcttatagaatttttcgaggatgtaactagtagcgtggataggggagaaccagtggatgtggtgtatctggacttccagaaggctttcgacaaggtcccacataagaaattagtatacaaacttaaagcacaaggcattgggggttcagtattgatgtggatagagaactggctggcaaacaggaagcaaagagtaggagtaaacaggtccttttcacaatggcaggcagtgactagtggggtaccgcaaggctcagtactgggaccccagctatttacaatatatattaatgatctggatgagggaattgaaggcaatatctccaagtttgcggatgacactaagctggggggcagtgttagctgtgaggaggatgctaggagactgcagggtgacttggataggctgggtgagtgggcaaatgtttggcagatgcagtataatgtggataaatgtgaggtaatccattttggtggcaaaaacaggaaagcagactattatctaaatggtggccgattgggaaagggggagatgcagcgagacctgggtgtcatggtacaccagtcattgaaggtaggcatgcaggtgcagcaggcagtaaagaaagcgaatggtatgttagctttcattgcaaaaggatttgagtataggagcagagaggttctactgcagttgtacaaggtcttggtgagaccacacctggagtattgcgtacagttttggtctccaaatctgaggaaggacattattgccatagagggagtgcagagacggttcaccagactgattcctgggatgtcaggactgtcttatgaagaaagactggatagacttggtttatactctctagaatttagaagattgagaggggatcttatagaaacttacaaaattcttaaggggttggacaggctagatgcaggaagattgttcccgatgttagggaagtccaggacaaggggtcacagcttaaggataaaggggaaatcctttaaacccgagatgagaagaacttttttcacgcagagagtggtgaatctctggaactctctgccacagagggtagtggaggccagttcattggctatatttaagagggagttagatgtggcccttgtggctaaggggatcagggggtatggagagaaggcaggtacgggatactgagttggatgatcagccatgatcatattgaatggcggtgcaggctcgaagggccgaatggcctactcctgcacctaatttctatgtttctatgtttacctggtcggagaggcggggagcgggcaatgccttaccgggtcgccgtgcagtaagctccggagcgctgtggccgccgactcccaacatcgcggagctggggctgcgggcgtctggccgcgggcggtgccggttggagctccgaccccggcaactctacccctggctgcgcggcactccaaatccagcgcggcccgcggccggacgcccgcagccccagctccgcgatgtgtgtcggcggccatagcgttccggagcttactgcacggtgacccggtaaggcattgcccactccccgctggtatcccagcgctgcgacgccgccgactcccaacatcgcggagctggggctgcgggcgtccagcagcgctggatttggtgcgccgcgcagccaggggtagagttgctggggtcggagctccaaccggccacagcactccggagcttactgcaacccggtaaggcatcgcccgctccccgcctctccgacctggtaggggactaagaaaaagtttcccccttcaccccccccccaaccacataaaatccctccaaactaactgactaacatttaagcaatgatttacaatcacTTTATCTATGTCCCTCGTGATCTTCTAAAACTCtagggtctcccctcagcctcctgtactaCAGTCAAAAAAGACCCAGCCTCTTCTTGTAGCTCAAACTCTCCAGACCTAGTAGCATCTTTGTAAATATTTTTGCAAGGTTTATACATCATTCCTCTGGCAAGGTGACCAGAACAGTGCACAACACTCCTAATGTGGTCTGACCAAAGTCTTTCCTGATATTCCCTTTCCCCCATCagttcaagttagtttattgtcacgtataccgaggtacagtgaaaagctttttgttgcatgctaaccagtcagcagagagacaatacatgattacaatcgatccatttactgtgtatagatacatgataagggaataacgtttagtgcaaggccagcaaagccagcgtgaggtataaatggagtcaatggaaggaaggttggtttgtgtgatggcctgggctgcatccacagccCGATCCATTCCTTTCTGATGGTCTCTACAACTCCTTTCACTCTTTCCCAGTCCTATTGAAGAATCTTtagctgaaacattaactctgtttctcctccCACACACTGCCTTGAGGCAttatttccagcactttgcttctatTTCAGTACCATTATAATCTTCCTGCCTGTGTCGGTGGTAGCCTGTATTTTCGATTTAAATGTTTTTGTCGTTTTACTAACAGATTTCCCACTGCccacaaaaatatatatagttccaacatgacatcccaactactGGAGTCAATACgtctgtagcaaggaactgcagatgcaggttgataccagaggtagtcacaaaatgctggagtaactcagcgggtcgggcagaatcactggagaaaaggagcaggtgacgttttgggtgggaacccttcttcatactgagagtagaggtggtgagggaggaggaaAATAACATGGAGGCGAGGAAAGGCCAGAACAGAACTGGGTCTCAGTATCTCTCGTCATCCATTTTACATTTGCTGCCTTGCATCTTAAATTATTGACTGGTGTGTAGTTGGAAACTGATCTGGTGCCTCCTTTCTCACAATTTAGGAAGGAAAATGAAAGTCTTACTGAAGAGAACAAGCTGGTGGTGGCACTGAAAGAAGCTGAAACGGCATCCATCGCTGCAGAAAACCAAGTGGCAACTCTAAAAAATTCCATTGTAGAATTAATCCAGGTGAGTACAATGTACGACTAAAGGCaagacaaagtgatggaggaactcagcagatcaggcagcatccttggagaacacagATTAG is a window from the Leucoraja erinacea ecotype New England unplaced genomic scaffold, Leri_hhj_1 Leri_104S, whole genome shotgun sequence genome containing:
- the LOC129715174 gene encoding uncharacterized protein LOC129715174 yields the protein MGQMGQAQNVNVESRCLEADRQAPAPLHRPARAQLRPVSRALSISRGARQQAAAGKHPSPGTRLRARQARAEARGGRMKSRSSLPAFKIYLSEATPVCVYIQKPKLLPSIVERPDRPLETIFDKIENEQMNQSGHQVDRVMKDLKQLKNKLNTSGEQFAEDLIDSAKSKCLDEDLEAKQSWELSRTIYRHGDIWESFGKLQKEQNLNRKENESLTEENKLVVALKEAETASIAAENQVATLKNSIVELIQVSTMYD